Proteins from a single region of Eremothecium gossypii ATCC 10895 chromosome VI, complete sequence:
- the AIM20 gene encoding Aim20p (Syntenic homolog of Saccharomyces cerevisiae YKR100C (SKG1) and YIL158W (AIM20)) gives MAVDTTTVAVALAVVLPVSIAVLIALVFWCKTQRRFKREEQDDEKNRGYDDEVVTFREMRASSGTLGPDGTPPTACAEGSGSSEGSESEKDPSPTPAPAGRAARTYMPAYRRRLNRSLSRQQSRADEMTTNSSAASYDTQHAQNAQLSVFEQMVPVLQVDNSSPFANPRDAAFERGSRHSSESLMKSLKNQDFGSYPKRRPSAANTANLAVYNGSVSSFSSRVPSSTTLNCMGDESFYAYEGSVLPRTGRDLPEVKQDVYMLKNNYDVTNNEEITEEDQYENEFTNYSENKREFIDSLRPKAERMSN, from the coding sequence ATGGCAGTGGACACGACGACTGTGGCAGTGGCTTTGGCAGTGGTTTTGCCTGTCTCCATCGCAGTCTTGATTGCGCTGGTTTTCTGGTGCAAGACTCAGCGGCGCTTCAAGCGAGAGGAGCAGGACGACGAGAAAAACAGAGGGTACGACGACGAGGTGGTGACGTTCCGCGAGATGCGGGCGTCGAGCGGAACGCTAGGGCCGGACGGCACGCCGCCCACGGCGTGCGCCGAGGGTTCTGGGTCGTCGGAGGGCTCTGAGAGCGAGAAGGACCCTAGCCCGacgcccgcgcccgcagGGCGTGCGGCACGCACCTACATGCCAGCGTATCGACGGCGCCTGAACCGGTCGCTGTCGCGGCAGCAGAGCCGGGCCGATGAGATGACGACCAATAGCTCTGCTGCGTCCTACGACACGCAGCACGCGCAGAATGCGCAGTTGAGCGTGTTCGAGCAGATGGTGCCGGTGCTTCAGGTAGACAACAGTAGCCCATTCGCGAATCCGCGGGACGCGGCCTTTGAGAGGGGTAGCCGCCACAGCAGCGAAAGCCTGATGAAGTCGCTGAAGAATCAGGACTTCGGGTCCTACCCCAAGCGGCGCCCGTCTGCCGCCAACACAGCGAACCTAGCAGTCTACAATGGCTCCGTCTCTTCCTTCAGCTCGCGCGTGCCTTCCAGCACGACGCTTAACTGCATGGGGGACGAGTCTTTCTATGCATACGAAGGCTCTGTGCTGCCACGTACAGGACGTGACTTGCCCGAAGTCAAACAAGACGTTTACATGTTAAAGAACAATTACGATGTGACCAACAACGAGGAGATCACTGAGGAGGACCAGTATGAAAACGAATTTACCAATTACTCAGAAAACAAGCGCGAGTTTATCGATTCTCTACGGCCAAAGGCCGAAAGAATGTCAAATTAA
- the BNR1 gene encoding formin BNR1 (Syntenic homolog of Saccharomyces cerevisiae YIL159W (BNR1)), with protein MKTRATRARQMSSVKLVLAHNYMMRPWSAGSGAERGWEAGGASRGARWAGAERWARAPHSLPYLCGAGAPVGGAGRGAAAAPVSAFDQERMPGAHVVDFYFERMRGGRVRQGRKYMPDISYMKKWELVCTHHNQAAMGPALEHLAAEDEDAAIQLVALVNTKLNAPICAANLLYQLEQLLRQNSLCLIFVAQDGIAQLLRHSAAMPTEMEYVYLRCFKTLITQEQGRLAVLESPEAVRVLCRYVAAFESQARTRLLTTDILLLLSYVDSTRVSQELEQHYSRWLAAVETTITDEAQWRRSPFRAQSPQQFMIDYCVSTMFLINALIQGMPSYQAKGKTIRLLRDAGIHRIFHRIVSSGEKFDSEILLDEISKYQTRETEINAKFVPETPPSRYVSFAAQIKTIVSLTQGTSLESSMALVLDSIRQIITSRTSAEAAKLLQLFHSIFKYLIAHSYDREELGTESVLRAALNKLMDDLQSTQVNQRAVQELEAAHAQIEDLKKAVTKLEHQKFVTKSIISRELSATKQTLSQKLDYIAELEDKLEALETQLKNEREKYEREIANRDSERRLSNSSVFLFAQLKNGNGLPHSNVSRTPSLTRSKRVSYSALLTENQSRRSFSGPEGITTSENDNPRADHTFGSQSHRRTHSTMLSGAVSPINLADLESRPLHVTSPRPTLASNKSKTTKPQKLGKDIATTRPLIPPPPPLPPSPYSGQLGAKGAAAAPSVTEAASVGTLAPAQTAMASAVHEATVPGIESSAVPGETTPIRVGGASRLSHASWGEGTPKLESVPEVAAAEINQEMAGSDIVGGATAQAPVPLDQSTGAAPLPGRQAPQSVPMPKCLNCPATSTDKTVISQPQLQMAREPTHDDSGAVASGLGEACTESNQGQTLENQCPAAPAAVIQTASAATQVPMGSQAVAASGVPASLSRVPTPAAGSAQQTCEGLAGPPAHPYAEVISEPLSVSELTQVLETAISPSTRDTEFGKNALITTSPGSILPPPPPLPGVLTKHVTGTSFQLQTELAPPPPPLPDVLTKHVAASCLQPQAVPAPAPQSELKNAVVPAPPPAPPVPDVLLKNVIVPPPPPPMPEVLLRNAGAPPAPPIPDVLLKNAILPIPPPPPPPPLFDGHACPPPPPLPNFASAAGQGLAPTMLTQQPSPPSTRIKLKQIHWDKIENIKETVWCDEQQRVSKSSELESLGIFKEIEELFEIKPASTNLANATASLLKAKSSRISLLSRELAQEFGINLHVFSLYTVEELVDKVLSCDSEVMKNQGVLEFFCKEEANNVPQSIQRLFGPYETNYLTGERPEKDPAELERADRIYLELFYNLRSYWAARSNYLLVISTFERDYFDILYKLQRIDDATKAIQSSNKLKELFFIIVEIGNYMNQKPVQGIQLSSLNKLAFTKTIKDNNLSFIHVLERIVRTRYPSVHDFVEGINSITGVANIIVQHVQQEAHEFCDRIANLDRSLASGKLSDPSKFHPKDRFLQRTDTKLAQAKKKARLLRDQCSLTISDFEKLMLYWGENPANPNSKNTFFQKFIDFILLFRKAAKENTEREELDRTYEKRRRLLEQTAALQDRRRSSGLSSVPSSAGDSADKDAVDTLMRRLRDLNQDARNTRDRKTEVTRLPGRLKRKEEDELMSRTQEMLFDIKKI; from the coding sequence ATGAAGACACGAGCAACGAGAGCACGGCAGATGTCTTCTGTAAAATTAGTGCTAGCGCACAACTATATGATGCGGCCGTGGTCTGCGGGAAGCGGCGCAGAAAGGGGCTGGGAAGCGGGCGGCGCAAGCAGGGGCGCGCGGTGGGCAGGCGCGGAGCGGtgggcgcgcgcgccgcacaGCCTGCCGTACCTGTGTGGCGCAGGCGCACCTGTAGGCGGGGCTGGACGCGGAGCCGCTGCGGCTCCGGTGTCTGCTTTTGACCAGGAGCGAATGCCGGGCGCGCACGTAGTGGACTTCTACTTTGAGCGGAtgcgcggcgggcgcgtGCGCCAGGGCCGCAAGTACATGCCAGATATATCGTACATGAAAAAATGGGAGTTGGTGTGTACTCATCACAACCAGGCCGCCATGGGACCAGCTTTGGAGCACCTTGCGGCGGAGGACGAAGACGCCGCGATCCAGCTCGTGGCGCTTGTGAATACGAAGCTCAATGCGCCGATTTGCGCGGCCAACCTTCTCTACCAGTTGGAACAGCTTCTCAGGCAGAACAGTCTCTGCCTGATCTTCGTCGCTCAGGACGGCATAGCCCAGCTTCTCCGCCATTCGGCCGCGATGCCGACGGAGATGGAGTACGTCTACCTCCGGTGCTTCAAGACGCTCATCACCCAGGAGCAGGGCCGTCTCGCCGTGCTGGAGAGCCCGGAGGCCGTCCGAGTGCTATGCCGGTACGTGGCTGCTTTTGAGTCGCAGGCAAGGACTCGCCTTCTCACTACGGACATTTTGCTCCTTCTATCCTACGTCGATAGCACCAGGGTGTCGCAGGAGCTCGAGCAGCACTACAGTCGCTGGCTTGCAGCAGTCGAAACAACCATCACAGACGAGGCCCAATGGCGCCGTTCGCCGTTTCGGGCCCAGTCGCCACAGCAGTTCATGATTGACTATTGTGTGTCCACGATGTTTCTTATTAACGCGCTCATACAGGGCATGCCGTCGTACCAGGCGAAAGGGAAGACGATACGACTACTCAGGGATGCTGGTATTCACAGAATTTTTCATAGGATAGTCAGTTCGGGGGAGAAATTTGACTCAGAGATCTTGCTTGATGAGATATCGAAATACCAGACACGAGAGACAGAAATTAACGCCAAGTTCGTGCCGGAGACGCCTCCATCGCGTTACGTATCGTTTGCTGCGCAGATTAAAACGATTGTTTCTTTGACGCAAGGTACATCACTCGAATCGTCGATGGCATTAGTACTAGACTCTATTCGGCAGATCATCACCTCCCGGACTTCTGCAGAGGCTGCAAAGCTATTGCAGCTTTTCCACTCAATATTCAAGTACCTTATTGCACACTCTTATGACCGGGAGGAGTTGGGCACAGAGAGCGTGCTGCGGGCAGCGCTAAACAAGCTCATGGATGACCTCCAGTCCACGCAGGTGAACCAACGCGCTGTCCAGGAGTTGGAGGCCGCACATGCACAGATTGAAGATTTAAAGAAGGCTGTAACCAAGTTGGAACACCAGAAGTTTGTCACGAAGAGCATTATCTCGCGCGAGCTGAGCGCGACCAAACAGACGCTGTCACAGAAGCTCGATTACATCGCAGAGTTGGAAGATAAGCTGGAAGCTCTCGAGACGCAACTAAAAAACGAACGCGAGAAGTACGAACGCGAGATCGCGAACCGCGACAGTGAACGTCGGCTGTCGAACAGCTCGGTGTTTCTATTTGCACAGCTTAAAAATGGTAACGGCTTGCCGCATAGTAATGTAAGTCGCACACCATCGCTCACACGAAGCAAGCGTGTGTCTTACTCTGCGTTACTGACAGAGAATCAGAGTAGGCGCAGTTTTAGTGGCCCGGAGGGAATAACAACGTCAGAAAATGACAACCCAAGGGCGGACCATACGTTTGGGTCGCAATCACATAGGAGGACCCACAGCACTATGCTGAGCGGCGCGGTGTCTCCCATTAACTTGGCGGACCTGGAATCGCGCCCACTGCATGTGACTTCGCCGCGCCCAACCTTAGCGTCCAACAAAAGCAAGACCACAAAACCCCAAAAGCTCGGAAAGGACATAGCGACTACCAGACCTTTGATACCACCGCCACCTCCGTTGCCTCCATCACCATATTCGGGCCAATTGGGTGCCAAgggcgctgctgcagcgcccTCGGTTACCGAGGCTGCTAGCGTAGGGACGCTCGCTCCTGCCCAGACGGCAATGGCTTCGGCCGTGCACGAGGCTACGGTTCCTGGTATCGAATCCTCTGCTGTTCCCGGTGAAACTACTCCTATCCGGGTTGGCGGGGCTTCGCGGCTTTCACATGCCTCTTGGGGCGAGGGAACTCCCAAGCTAGAATCAGTCCCCGAAGTTGCAGCCGCAGAGATAAATCAGGAGATGGCTGGTTCAGATATTGTAGGGGGAGCGACGGCGCAGGCGCCTGTGCCTCTTGACCAGTCcaccggcgccgcgccgctTCCGGGGCGGCAGGCACCACAATCTGTACCGATGCCCAAGTGCCTGAATTGCCCTGCCACGAGTACTGATAAGACTGTAATCTCTCAGCCACAGCTTCAAATGGCGCGGGAGCCGACGCACGACGATAGCGGTGCCGTAGCATCTGGGCTCGGTGAAGCATGTACGGAGAGCAATCAAGGTCAAACATTAGAGAACCAATgtcctgcagctcctgcgGCAGTTATTCAAACGGCGAGCGCAGCTACGCAAGTGCCTATGGGCTCGCAGGCTGTAGCAGCGTCGGGGGTACCAGCATCCCTATCGCGCGTTCCTACACCCGCTGCAGGTTCAGCTCAACAAACATGCGAGGGCCTGGCAGGCCCGCCAGCACATCCGTATGCGGAAGTTATATCGGAGCCGCTGTCGGTATCTGAACTGACACAGGTACTGGAGACGGCAATTTCTCCGTCTACGCGAGACACGGAGTTCGGAAAAAATGCCTTGATTACGACATCTCCTGGCTCGATActgccgccgccaccaccACTCCCGGGTGTCCTCACAAAGCATGTCACGGGGACATCTTTTCAACTACAAACAGAACTGGCACcgccaccaccaccacTGCCAGATGTACTCACAAAGCACGTGGCAGCATCATGCCTTCAACCACAAGCAGTACCGGCACCAGCGCCGCAGTCTGAGCTGAAAAATGCGGTAGTGCCAGCGCCACCAccggcgccgcctgtccCTGACGTATTGCTGAAGAACGTAATTGTgcctcctcctccgccgccgaTGCCGGAGGTACTACTGAGGAACGCTGGCGCACCACCCGCACCACCAATTCCGGATGTGTTGCTGAAGAATGCCATTCTGCCAATTCCCCCTCcccctcctcctccaccacTATTCGATGGCCACGCCTGtccgcctcctccgccaCTTCCGAACTTTGCGTCTGCCGCGGGCCAAGGACTGGCACCCACAATGCTGACACAGCAGCCATCACCACCTTCGACACGGATCAAGCTCAAACAGATCCACTGGGACAAGATCGAGAATATCAAAGAGACCGTGTGGTGCGATGAGCAGCAACGGGTCTCTAAGAGCAGCGAACTAGAGAGCCTTGGGATCTTCAAAGAGATCGAAGAGTTATTCGAGATCAAACCTGCCTCAACGAACCTCGCGAATGCGACAGCGTCACTTCTGAAGGCCAAAAGTTCGCGGATCTCACTTTTGTCGCGGGAATTGGCCCAAGAGTTTGGCATCAACCTCCATGTGTTCTCCCTTTACACTGTGGAGGAGCTAGTGGACAAGGTGCTCTCTTGCGATAGCGAAGTAATGAAGAACCAAGGCGTTCTTGAGTTTTTCTGCAAGGAGGAGGCAAACAACGTACCCCAAAGCATCCAGCGTCTGTTTGGGCCCTACGAGACGAACTATCTTACTGGAGAAAGACCAGAAAAAGATCCCGCGGAGTTGGAACGCGCGGACCGCATATATCTCGAGCTCTTCTACAACTTGCGTTCCTACTGGGCTGCGCGGTCCAACTATCTTCTGGTGATCTCCACGTTTGAGCGCGACTATTTCGATATACTTTATAAATTGCAGCGGATTGACGACGCGACCAAGGCAATTCAGAGTTCCAACAAATTGAAGGAGCTCTTCTTCATCATCGTGGAAATCGGCAACTATATGAACCAGAAACCTGTGCAGGGTATCCAGTTGAGCTCGCTCAACAAGCTTGCATTCACCAAGACCATCAAAGACAACAACTTGTCTTTTATCCACGTGCTCGAACGCATTGTCCGGACACGTTACCCCTCCGTACACGACTTCGTGGAGGGCATCAACAGCATCACCGGCGTCGCGAATATCATCGTCCAGCACGTGCAGCAGGAGGCACATGAGTTCTGCGACCGCATCGCGAACTTGGACCGCTCGCTTGCCTCCGGCAAGCTATCGGACCCCTCCAAGTTCCACCCGAAGGACCGCTTCTTACAGCGCACCGACACGAAGCTCGCCCAGGCCAAGAAAAAGGCCCGCCTCTTACGCGACCAGTGCTCCCTAACCATCAGCGACTTCGAGAAGTTGATGCTCTACTGGGGCGAGAACCCTGCCAACCCCAACAGCAAAAACACCTTCTTCCAGAAGTTCATCGACTTCATCCTCCTGTTCCGCAAGGCCGCTAAGGAGAACACCGAGCGCGAGGAGCTGGACCGCACCTACGAGAAGCGCCGCCGGCTTCTGGAGCAGACCGCCGCCCTGCAGGACCGCCGCCGCTCGTCCGGTCTGTCCTCCGTGCCCTCCTCCGCCGGCGATAGCGCCGACAAGGACGCCGTCGACACCCTCATGCGCCGCTTGCGCGATCTGAACCAGGACGCCCGCAACACGCGCGACCGCAAGACCGAAGTCACGCGCCTACCCGGCCGTCTGAAGCGCAAGGAAGAGGACGAGTTGATGTCCAGAACACAGGAGATGTTGTTCGATATCAAGAAGATCTAG
- the POT1 gene encoding acetyl-CoA C-acyltransferase (Syntenic homolog of Saccharomyces cerevisiae YIL160C (POT1)): MSSRLNNIKDHVTGQSQATVKGTSPDDVVIVAAYRTAIAKAFKGGFHEMPSDQLLYEFLVKFFEKVDVDKKLIQEVTCGNVLNLGAGANEHRAACLAAGVPFNVPFMAINRQCSSGLTAVNDIANKIKVGQINVGLALGVESMSVNYPRMNFDHTSPDLQENKEARKCYIPMGITNENVAKAFKIPRAVQDEFAADSYKKAEAAVKGGLFQEEILPITNPDGKVINTDEGPRKGVTAESLGKLRPAFIPEKGVTTAGNASQVSDGAAGVLLARRSVAEKLGLPILGKYVAFQAVGVPPEIMGVGPAYAIPAVLEQTGLQVGDVDIFEINEAFAGQALYCVEKLGIDKTKLNPRGGAIALGHPLGCTGARQIATIMRELQPGQIGLTSMCIGSGMGAAAIFVKE; this comes from the coding sequence ATGTCGAGCAGATTGAACAACATCAAGGACCACGTCACAGGCCAGTCGCAGGCCACCGTCAAGGGCACAAGCCCTGACGACGTGGTGATCGTGGCAGCATACCGTACTGCCATCGCCAAGGCATTCAAGGGGGGGTTCCACGAGATGCCCAGCGACCAGCTGCTCTACGAGTTCTTGGTCAAGTTCTTCGAGAAGGTGGATGTGGACAAGAAGCTGATCCAGGAGGTCACATGCGGTAACGTGTTGAACCTGGGCGCGGGCGCTAACGAGCACCGCGCTGCCTGCCTGGCCGCGGGCGTGCCCTTCAACGTGCCATTCATGGCGATTAATAGACAGTGTTCCTCGGGGTTGACTGCGGTAAACGACATTGCCAACAAGATCAAGGTCGGGCAGATCAATGTCGGGCTTGCGCTTGGCGTGGAGTCCATGTCGGTCAACTACCCACGCATGAACTTCGACCACACCTCGCCAGACCTACAGGAGAACAAGGAGGCGCGCAAGTGCTACATTCCTATGGGAATCACGAACGAGAACGTTGCGAAGGCCTTCAAGATCCCCCGCGCTGTCCAGGACGAGTTTGCTGCGGATTCTTACAAGAAGGCTGAGGCGGCGGTCAAGGGCGGTCTGTTCCAGGAGGAGATTTTGCCAATCACCAATCCAGATGGGAAGGTGATCAACACCGACGAGGGCCCAAGAAAGGGCGTGACCGCCGAGAGCCTCGGCAAGTTGCGTCCTGCCTTCATCCCAGAGAAGGGTGTCACCACTGCTGGTAACGCATCCCAGGTTTCGGACGGTGCCGCGGGTGTTCTGCTAGCCAGAAGATCTGTTGCCGAGAAATTGGGTCTGCCTATCCTAGGCAAATATGTCGCATTCCAGGCTGTCGGTGTGCCTCCAGAGATCATGGGTGTTGGTCCTGCCTACGCAATTCCTGCCGTGTTGGAGCAGACCGGCTTGCAGGTCGGCGACGTCGACATCTTCGAGATCAATGAGGCTTTTGCAGGCCAGGCCTTGTACTGTGTTGAGAAGTTGGGTATCGACAAGACGAAGCTAAACCCACGCGGTGGTGCCATTGCCCTTGGCCACCCACTTGGTTGCACTGGTGCGCGCCAGATTGCTACTATTATGCGGGAACTACAGCCTGGTCAGATTGGTCTAACCAGTATGTGTATCGGTAGTGGTATGGGTGCCGCTGCCATTTTTGTTAAGGAATGA